A genomic window from Paenibacillus sp. FSL K6-0276 includes:
- the purF gene encoding amidophosphoribosyltransferase codes for MSYEIKTGKEQETPILWTGDFYNEGTGSGDIFDTLKEECGVFGVFGHPEAASMSYYGLHALQHRGEESAGICVADGRDFNYHRGMGLVKEVFDKDKIASLVGDMSIGHVRYSTSGDSRLTNAQPLVFKYRDGDLAIATNGNIVNEPLIRKQLEQSGSIFQTTSDTEVLAHLIARSPKDFVEAAKDALKQLVGGFAFLLMTNDKLIVASDSHGLRPLVMGRIGDAYIFASESCALEVIGAQLVRDIEPGELLVLDKNGLLEDRFTEPKRKALCAMEYIYFSRPDSDMNGSNLHSARKRMGSRMALEAFVDADLVTGVPDSSISAAIGYAEQTGIPYELGLIKNKYTGRTFIQPSQELREQGVKMKLSAVRSVVDGKRVVMIDDSIVRGTTSRRIVNLLREAGAVEVHVRITSPPFKNPCYYGIDTPDRRDLIASFKTIEEMCEEINADSLAFLSPEGLISSIGGHNKDDYKGGLCLSCFDNDYPTQVDFGGAEKDGCGC; via the coding sequence ATGTCTTATGAAATAAAGACCGGGAAAGAGCAGGAGACTCCTATCCTGTGGACTGGTGACTTTTACAATGAAGGAACGGGCTCGGGAGATATTTTTGACACATTAAAAGAAGAATGCGGCGTTTTCGGGGTCTTCGGACATCCGGAAGCGGCGTCCATGTCTTATTACGGCTTGCACGCCTTACAGCACCGTGGGGAAGAAAGTGCGGGCATCTGCGTAGCAGATGGTCGTGATTTCAACTATCACCGCGGGATGGGGTTAGTAAAAGAAGTATTCGACAAGGACAAAATTGCCTCACTAGTTGGAGACATGTCCATTGGGCATGTACGTTATTCCACCAGTGGAGACAGTCGCTTAACCAATGCACAGCCGCTCGTATTCAAATATCGTGACGGCGATTTGGCGATTGCTACGAACGGTAACATAGTAAATGAACCGTTGATTCGTAAACAGCTAGAGCAAAGCGGATCGATCTTTCAAACCACGAGTGATACAGAAGTGCTGGCGCATCTGATTGCGCGTTCGCCAAAAGATTTTGTTGAAGCGGCAAAGGATGCGCTAAAACAACTGGTTGGTGGGTTTGCTTTTCTGCTCATGACGAATGACAAATTAATTGTCGCTTCGGATTCTCATGGTTTGCGTCCGCTTGTAATGGGACGGATCGGCGATGCCTATATTTTTGCTTCCGAATCTTGCGCCTTAGAAGTCATTGGAGCGCAGCTGGTTCGCGATATCGAACCTGGCGAACTGCTCGTGCTCGATAAAAATGGACTTTTAGAGGACCGTTTTACCGAGCCCAAACGTAAAGCGCTGTGCGCGATGGAGTATATCTACTTCTCTCGCCCTGACAGTGATATGAACGGCTCTAACCTACACTCCGCTCGTAAGCGGATGGGTAGCCGAATGGCATTAGAAGCTTTCGTAGATGCTGACCTCGTAACTGGAGTGCCGGATTCCAGTATTTCGGCAGCGATTGGATATGCAGAGCAGACGGGCATTCCTTATGAGCTTGGGCTCATTAAGAACAAGTACACCGGCCGGACCTTCATCCAGCCGAGTCAAGAGCTGCGTGAGCAAGGTGTGAAAATGAAGCTAAGCGCTGTGCGCAGTGTGGTAGATGGTAAACGTGTCGTCATGATCGATGATTCCATCGTGCGTGGCACGACTTCACGCCGAATCGTTAACCTGCTTCGTGAGGCTGGAGCCGTTGAGGTTCACGTGCGGATTACATCGCCGCCGTTTAAGAATCCATGCTACTACGGCATTGATACCCCAGACCGCCGCGATCTCATCGCTTCATTCAAAACGATTGAAGAAATGTGCGAAGAGATCAATGCCGATTCCTTGGCGTTCTTGTCGCCGGAAGGCTTAATCTCTTCCATCGGTGGTCATAACAAAGATGATTACAAAGGCGGGCTATGCCTTTCCTGCTTCGATAATGATTACCCGACTCAGGTTGATTTTGGCGGGGCGGAGAAGGACGGATGCGGCTGCTAG
- a CDS encoding SEC-C metal-binding domain-containing protein yields the protein MSKIGRNDMCPCGSGKKYKKCCLGKETSAIESIMQLVTKEEAATSETVAEKPESAVRPEAKLTLAKLKKMVARDLKWEHPAHEQLALHLIESMRESYDRELIWEALVLWNGYSRKTKPAVKKMGSFCAAIEFILSEEYGFSLTQADLATKHEVTTPTISRKVKEMLNYIEEYGMGGAEEELLLLNVSGSPKDQEQALLQKAMETNSSKRRIQLAEAALEVYPDSPDAYLILAEEAENETDARAFLKAGMDAGERELGEAFFAENKGLFWGLHETRSYIRICKSYADSCWFSGNAEEAAKTLEHILALNPEDNTGARYLLTAAYLYSNKLTETEHVLEKFGKDAAATVAYDRMVLEYKKNGITSQLKMLYRVARNVNKHVPDYLLGIKRLPHNLPDFVGMGDANEAIEYVIVHSRLWTSLPDLLKWMLKQQD from the coding sequence TTGAGTAAGATTGGAAGAAATGACATGTGTCCTTGCGGAAGCGGGAAAAAATATAAGAAATGCTGTCTTGGTAAAGAAACTTCTGCAATAGAGTCCATCATGCAACTTGTAACAAAGGAAGAAGCGGCAACAAGCGAGACTGTGGCTGAGAAGCCGGAATCCGCGGTACGCCCTGAAGCTAAACTTACCCTAGCTAAACTCAAAAAGATGGTTGCACGTGATCTGAAATGGGAGCATCCAGCACATGAACAACTGGCACTGCACCTTATTGAGAGCATGAGAGAAAGCTATGATAGAGAGCTTATTTGGGAAGCTCTTGTTCTTTGGAATGGTTATTCCCGTAAGACTAAGCCTGCTGTGAAGAAAATGGGCTCATTCTGCGCGGCGATCGAATTTATTTTGTCTGAAGAATATGGCTTCTCACTAACACAAGCGGATCTTGCTACCAAACATGAGGTTACTACGCCTACCATCTCTAGAAAAGTCAAAGAGATGCTCAATTATATTGAGGAATATGGTATGGGCGGTGCGGAGGAAGAATTACTTTTGCTGAATGTCTCAGGCAGTCCGAAGGATCAGGAGCAGGCGCTATTGCAAAAGGCGATGGAAACCAACTCTTCCAAGCGTCGGATACAGTTAGCTGAAGCTGCACTAGAGGTCTATCCGGACAGTCCGGATGCGTATCTCATTTTGGCTGAGGAAGCAGAGAACGAAACAGATGCCCGTGCTTTTCTGAAAGCAGGGATGGATGCGGGTGAACGCGAGCTGGGAGAAGCCTTTTTCGCTGAGAACAAAGGACTTTTCTGGGGCCTCCACGAGACGCGTTCATACATTCGAATCTGCAAAAGCTACGCTGACTCTTGCTGGTTTAGCGGAAATGCGGAAGAAGCCGCAAAGACGCTTGAGCATATTTTAGCGCTTAACCCAGAAGATAACACAGGTGCACGTTACCTTCTGACCGCAGCATACCTCTACAGCAACAAGCTGACAGAGACGGAACATGTGCTGGAGAAATTCGGAAAAGATGCTGCAGCAACAGTAGCTTACGACCGTATGGTCTTAGAATATAAGAAGAATGGGATTACTTCCCAACTAAAAATGCTATACCGCGTGGCGCGGAATGTGAACAAGCATGTGCCGGATTATCTGTTAGGGATCAAAAGATTGCCGCATAACCTACCGGATTTTGTGGGGATGGGCGACGCTAATGAAGCTATCGAATATGTTATTGTACACTCGCGTTTGTGGACAAGCCTACCTGATCTGCTGAAGTGGATGCTGAAGCAACAGGATTAG
- the purN gene encoding phosphoribosylglycinamide formyltransferase, which translates to MQLSRIAVFASGQGSNFAALIDAQRAGLLGDGIIELLVSDKPEAPVAKRAEDAGIPALLLRPKDFASREDYEAEIVAELQRREIGLIVLAGYMRLITPVLLTPYAGRIINIHPSLLPAFAGKDATQQALDYGVKLTGVTVHFVDGGMDTGPVIAQRSVVVLDNDTADSLAERIHKVEYELYPEVVGAFASGKVELSGRKTIIREK; encoded by the coding sequence ATGCAATTGAGTCGAATCGCTGTTTTTGCTTCTGGGCAAGGCAGTAATTTTGCTGCACTAATCGATGCACAGAGAGCGGGCTTGCTTGGTGATGGCATTATTGAGCTGCTGGTATCCGACAAGCCGGAGGCACCTGTAGCAAAGCGTGCGGAGGATGCGGGAATTCCCGCCCTCTTGCTGCGGCCAAAAGACTTCGCCAGCCGTGAAGACTACGAAGCAGAGATTGTTGCAGAGCTTCAGCGGCGGGAGATTGGGCTGATTGTGCTGGCAGGTTATATGCGTCTCATTACACCGGTGCTACTGACGCCTTATGCTGGACGAATTATTAACATCCACCCTTCGTTACTGCCAGCTTTTGCGGGAAAAGATGCGACCCAGCAAGCACTGGATTACGGCGTGAAGTTGACAGGAGTTACTGTGCATTTTGTCGATGGAGGCATGGATACCGGGCCAGTTATTGCACAGCGCAGCGTAGTTGTGTTGGATAACGACACAGCGGATTCATTAGCAGAACGCATTCATAAGGTTGAGTATGAATTGTATCCCGAAGTGGTTGGAGCTTTTGCCAGCGGGAAAGTGGAACTGAGTGGAAGAAAGACGATTATCCGCGAAAAGTAA
- the ilvA gene encoding threonine ammonia-lyase IlvA: MREEEDRIVGMEDIVRAHHVLREVIIRTPLQRDAVLSAKYDCNVYLKREDLQIVRSFKIRGAYNMIRSLSAEDRAKGIVCASAGNHAQGVAYSCKALGIKGKVYMPSTTPNQKVKQVRRFGGEFVEVILKGDTFDDAYDEALQACIDHGMTLIHPFDEPRIIAGNGTIAMEVMESLDNPADFMFVTIGGGGLAAGIATYVKTVSPSTKLIGVEPLGAASMTEAIKLGEVVTLKEINKFVDGAAVKRVGGLTYDICSRHLDDIVMVPEGKACTTILELYNENAIVVEPAGSLPIAALDQYRDQIRGKTVVCIISGGNNDIDRMQEIKERSLIYEGLKHYFMVNFPQRAGALREFLAEILGPHDDITRFEYIKKHDKENGPALVGIELLSTEAYEPLIERMQQKGVDYVEINKDSNLFNILI; this comes from the coding sequence ATGAGAGAAGAGGAAGATCGAATCGTAGGAATGGAAGATATAGTGCGGGCTCATCACGTACTGCGGGAGGTCATTATCCGGACTCCACTACAACGTGACGCCGTACTGTCGGCCAAGTATGATTGCAATGTATATTTGAAGCGCGAGGATTTGCAGATTGTCCGTTCTTTCAAAATCCGCGGAGCTTATAATATGATTCGTAGTTTATCTGCAGAAGATAGAGCTAAGGGGATTGTCTGCGCGAGTGCAGGAAATCATGCACAAGGTGTAGCCTATTCCTGTAAGGCACTTGGAATTAAGGGTAAGGTCTATATGCCAAGCACTACACCTAACCAGAAGGTTAAGCAAGTTCGGCGGTTCGGTGGCGAGTTTGTTGAGGTCATTCTGAAGGGTGATACCTTCGATGATGCTTATGATGAAGCGCTACAAGCTTGTATAGATCATGGTATGACGTTAATCCACCCATTTGATGAGCCGAGAATTATTGCAGGTAATGGAACGATTGCGATGGAAGTGATGGAGAGTCTGGACAATCCTGCTGATTTTATGTTCGTAACGATTGGTGGGGGCGGCCTGGCGGCTGGAATAGCCACTTATGTGAAGACGGTGAGTCCATCCACTAAGTTGATTGGCGTGGAACCGCTGGGAGCCGCTTCAATGACTGAAGCGATCAAGCTTGGCGAAGTGGTAACTCTAAAAGAAATTAACAAGTTCGTAGACGGAGCGGCTGTAAAGCGCGTCGGTGGACTGACTTATGATATTTGTTCCCGCCATCTGGATGACATCGTGATGGTGCCTGAAGGCAAAGCTTGTACCACCATTCTGGAACTGTATAACGAGAATGCTATAGTGGTTGAGCCAGCGGGTTCTTTACCTATCGCTGCACTTGATCAATACCGTGATCAAATCCGCGGCAAGACGGTCGTCTGTATCATTAGCGGTGGTAACAATGATATTGACCGTATGCAGGAGATCAAAGAGCGTTCACTGATATACGAAGGCTTAAAGCACTACTTCATGGTCAACTTCCCACAACGGGCAGGTGCCCTGCGTGAGTTCTTGGCCGAAATCCTTGGGCCTCACGATGATATTACCCGGTTCGAGTATATCAAGAAGCATGATAAAGAGAATGGTCCAGCGCTTGTAGGCATTGAATTATTGTCAACGGAAGCCTATGAACCTCTCATCGAACGGATGCAGCAGAAGGGCGTCGATTATGTAGAGATCAATAAGGATTCCAATCTCTTTAACATCCTTATCTAA
- the purM gene encoding phosphoribosylformylglycinamidine cyclo-ligase, protein MSEAYKNAGVDIAAGNEAVERMKKHVKRTYRPEVMTDLGGFGALFGLNKDKYEEPVLVSGTDGVGTKLKIAFAADRHDTIGIDAVAMCVNDIVVQGAEPLFFLDYLACDKVVPEKIEAIVAGIAEGCHQAGCALIGGETAEMPGMYSAGEYDIAGFTVGVADKAKLVTGANIAAGDTVIGLASSGVHSNGFSLVRKLLLEEDGYGLNDVLPELGAPLVDVLLAPTKIYVKPLLALLEQLPVKGMAHITGGGFIENIPRVLPDGVDVEINYGSWPILPIFGLMQNKGNVSNRDMFTTFNMGIGLVLVVSAADGERALELLKASGEEAYIIGKVTEGERKVTFTGAEV, encoded by the coding sequence GTGTCGGAAGCTTATAAAAACGCCGGAGTGGATATTGCGGCTGGCAACGAAGCGGTAGAACGCATGAAGAAGCATGTAAAACGTACTTACCGTCCAGAAGTAATGACGGATCTAGGTGGGTTCGGTGCATTGTTCGGCCTCAATAAAGATAAGTATGAAGAGCCAGTGCTCGTATCGGGAACCGATGGTGTAGGTACAAAGCTCAAAATCGCGTTCGCGGCGGATCGCCATGACACGATTGGGATCGACGCTGTAGCTATGTGCGTGAACGATATTGTAGTGCAAGGCGCAGAGCCGCTCTTTTTCCTCGATTATCTGGCTTGCGACAAAGTCGTGCCGGAGAAAATCGAAGCAATCGTAGCAGGAATCGCAGAGGGCTGTCACCAAGCAGGCTGTGCGCTGATTGGCGGCGAAACAGCTGAAATGCCGGGTATGTATTCAGCAGGTGAGTATGATATCGCTGGATTTACAGTTGGCGTAGCTGACAAAGCGAAGCTTGTAACAGGCGCTAATATCGCAGCGGGAGACACAGTGATTGGTTTGGCTTCTAGCGGCGTGCACAGTAACGGCTTCTCGCTAGTGCGTAAGCTTTTGCTTGAGGAAGATGGCTATGGTCTGAATGATGTACTTCCAGAGCTTGGAGCTCCGCTTGTAGATGTACTTCTTGCACCAACTAAGATCTATGTAAAGCCTTTGCTGGCACTGCTGGAGCAGCTTCCGGTAAAAGGAATGGCACATATTACGGGTGGCGGATTCATCGAGAACATCCCGCGCGTATTGCCTGACGGTGTAGATGTGGAGATTAATTACGGATCGTGGCCGATTTTGCCGATCTTCGGGTTGATGCAAAATAAAGGTAACGTAAGCAACCGTGATATGTTTACTACTTTTAATATGGGAATTGGACTTGTTTTGGTAGTTAGTGCTGCTGATGGAGAACGTGCTCTTGAACTGCTGAAAGCGAGCGGAGAAGAGGCTTATATTATCGGTAAAGTGACAGAAGGGGAACGCAAAGTAACCTTTACTGGAGCTGAAGTGTGA
- the purD gene encoding phosphoribosylamine--glycine ligase, whose translation MDILVVGGGGREHAIIWSLSQSPKAGKIYCAPGNAGIAQLAECVPIGVFEFDRLTAFAKEKEVGLVVIGPDDPLAAGIVDAFEAQDIPVFGPRKNAAEIEGSKTFMKDLLHKYNIPTAAYEKFDDYEAALAYLREQPLPIVIKADGLAAGKGVTVAYSLEEAEQALADIMVTKVFGEAGAQVVIEEFLAGQEMSILAFVDGETVRPMAAAQDHKPVFDGDKGPNTGGMGTYSPLPHIDEVIIQEAIETIIKPTAKAMVDEGRPFSGVLFAGLMISPEGKPKTIEFNARFGDPETQVVLPRLKSDLLEIFLAVTEGRLANIEIEWSDEAAVCVVLASGGYPGHYPKGVPIEGLEDSQGGLIFHAGTARGEDGSWLTNGGRVLGVVGLGATIAEARAAAYARAEGISFSGKQSRSDIAMKALV comes from the coding sequence ATGGATATTTTAGTGGTTGGCGGCGGCGGCCGGGAACATGCGATTATTTGGAGTCTATCCCAAAGCCCCAAGGCAGGTAAAATCTATTGCGCACCCGGCAACGCCGGGATTGCGCAGTTAGCCGAATGTGTGCCGATCGGAGTATTTGAGTTCGATCGTCTGACGGCTTTTGCGAAAGAGAAGGAAGTAGGTCTTGTTGTAATCGGTCCAGATGATCCACTCGCTGCTGGGATTGTGGATGCTTTTGAAGCGCAGGATATTCCTGTGTTTGGCCCACGCAAGAATGCGGCGGAGATCGAAGGCAGCAAAACCTTTATGAAGGATCTTTTGCATAAATATAATATTCCGACAGCAGCCTATGAAAAATTCGACGATTATGAAGCTGCGCTAGCTTACTTGCGGGAACAACCGCTGCCGATCGTAATCAAGGCAGATGGTCTGGCCGCTGGAAAAGGCGTGACAGTTGCTTATTCGTTGGAAGAAGCAGAGCAAGCGCTCGCTGATATTATGGTTACTAAGGTATTCGGTGAGGCAGGTGCTCAGGTTGTTATTGAGGAATTTCTAGCTGGTCAGGAAATGTCGATTCTGGCTTTTGTCGATGGAGAGACGGTACGTCCTATGGCTGCTGCTCAGGATCATAAGCCCGTGTTCGATGGGGATAAAGGTCCTAATACCGGTGGAATGGGTACCTATTCGCCTTTACCACATATTGATGAGGTCATTATCCAAGAAGCGATCGAGACCATCATTAAGCCGACAGCAAAAGCTATGGTGGACGAAGGACGTCCATTCAGCGGTGTACTGTTCGCGGGACTGATGATATCTCCAGAGGGTAAACCGAAGACGATTGAATTTAATGCTCGTTTTGGTGATCCCGAGACTCAGGTCGTGTTGCCTAGACTCAAGAGTGACTTGCTAGAAATCTTTCTGGCGGTCACTGAGGGTAGACTTGCAAATATCGAGATTGAATGGAGCGACGAAGCGGCTGTATGCGTAGTTCTCGCTTCGGGAGGATATCCAGGTCATTATCCAAAGGGTGTGCCGATTGAAGGGCTTGAAGATAGCCAAGGAGGGCTAATCTTCCATGCCGGTACGGCACGTGGTGAAGACGGAAGCTGGCTAACGAATGGCGGTCGGGTATTGGGCGTGGTAGGCCTGGGTGCCACGATTGCTGAAGCTCGTGCTGCAGCTTACGCTAGGGCTGAAGGGATTTCTTTTTCTGGGAAACAAAGCCGCAGCGACATCGCTATGAAAGCTTTGGTATAA
- the purL gene encoding phosphoribosylformylglycinamidine synthase subunit PurL, with product MTQQVSVKEPTAEQIAEQKIYSQFGVSDSEYELIKSFMGRLPNYTEIGVFSVMWSEHCAYKNSKPLLKRFPVTGPRVLMGPGEGAGIVDIGDNQAVVFKIESHNHPSAVEPFQGAATGVGGIIRDIFSMGSRPIALLNSLRFGKLESDRVKYLFEHVVSGIAGYGNCIGIPTVGGEIMFDDSYDGNPLVNAMCVGLIDHDKIQRGVAKGVGNPVFYVGPPTGRDGIHGATFASVELSEESEAKRTAVQVGDPFMEKLVMESCLELIDSGIVIGIQDMGAAGLTCSSAEMASKAGNGLELYLDQVPQREDGMTPYEMMLSESQERMLFVVEPKDEAQAQEIFERWGVICCKVGKVTDDGRLKLYHHGEVVGDMPVTALVDECPVYNKPSEVPAYYVGNESVDTLRYAEVTDLGGALRTVLGSPTVASKAWVYNQYDYMVRTSTAVRPGSDAAVVTIHGTRKGLAMTTDCNGRYVYLDPEVGGRIAVSEAARNIVCSGAEPLAITDNLNFGNPEKPDVFWQMERAVDGMAEACRVLDTPVIGGNVSLYNENTTGSIYPTPVVGMVGLVTDTDHITTQGFKQEGDSILLLGVTKAELGGSEFQYAVHGVTEGRPPALDLDTEKKLLGAVLSSIRGGLVRSAHDLSEGGLAVALAESCISGGVGANVELSANGLRSDVALFSESQSRIVLTAAPEHAEELKAAIAASGVPVEIIGTVGGDRLRVNLDGASVLDEAVAELKFVWEDAIPCLMK from the coding sequence ATGACGCAGCAAGTATCCGTTAAGGAACCGACCGCAGAACAGATCGCAGAGCAGAAAATTTACAGCCAATTCGGTGTGTCGGACAGCGAATATGAGCTCATCAAGTCTTTTATGGGACGTTTGCCGAACTATACTGAAATCGGTGTGTTCAGCGTAATGTGGTCCGAACACTGTGCATATAAGAACTCTAAGCCACTGTTGAAACGTTTCCCAGTTACTGGTCCGCGTGTCCTGATGGGACCCGGCGAAGGTGCAGGGATTGTAGATATCGGTGACAACCAAGCGGTTGTATTCAAAATCGAAAGTCATAACCACCCTTCTGCGGTAGAACCTTTCCAAGGTGCGGCAACAGGCGTGGGCGGCATCATTCGTGATATTTTTTCCATGGGCTCTAGACCTATCGCATTGTTGAATTCCTTGCGTTTCGGCAAGCTGGAAAGCGATCGCGTGAAATATTTGTTCGAGCATGTGGTGTCTGGTATTGCTGGTTATGGTAACTGTATCGGGATTCCAACCGTGGGCGGCGAAATCATGTTCGATGATAGTTATGACGGCAACCCTCTTGTTAACGCAATGTGCGTGGGTCTGATCGATCATGACAAAATCCAACGTGGTGTTGCTAAAGGTGTAGGGAACCCAGTCTTCTACGTAGGTCCTCCTACTGGACGTGATGGAATTCATGGGGCTACTTTTGCATCCGTGGAACTAAGTGAAGAGTCAGAAGCTAAACGTACAGCTGTCCAAGTAGGCGATCCATTTATGGAGAAACTCGTAATGGAATCTTGCCTGGAATTGATCGATAGCGGCATCGTTATTGGGATTCAAGATATGGGTGCGGCTGGACTTACCTGCTCTAGTGCTGAGATGGCAAGTAAAGCGGGTAACGGTCTTGAACTGTATCTTGATCAGGTACCACAACGTGAAGACGGGATGACCCCTTATGAAATGATGCTTTCGGAATCGCAAGAACGGATGTTGTTCGTAGTTGAACCGAAGGATGAAGCTCAGGCGCAAGAGATTTTTGAGCGCTGGGGTGTAATCTGCTGTAAGGTCGGTAAAGTTACGGATGATGGTCGCTTGAAGCTGTATCATCACGGTGAGGTTGTCGGCGACATGCCAGTAACAGCGCTCGTGGACGAGTGCCCAGTGTATAACAAACCTTCTGAGGTTCCTGCTTATTATGTGGGAAATGAATCGGTAGATACGCTTCGTTACGCGGAAGTTACCGATCTAGGCGGCGCACTGCGTACAGTGCTTGGATCACCAACCGTAGCAAGCAAAGCATGGGTATACAACCAATATGATTACATGGTTCGGACTAGTACGGCTGTTCGACCTGGATCTGATGCGGCTGTAGTTACCATTCATGGTACACGTAAAGGACTTGCGATGACCACGGACTGTAACGGTCGCTACGTTTATCTTGATCCTGAAGTGGGTGGACGTATTGCAGTCAGCGAAGCGGCTCGCAACATCGTTTGTTCTGGTGCTGAACCGTTGGCTATTACCGATAACCTAAACTTCGGAAACCCTGAGAAACCTGATGTGTTCTGGCAAATGGAACGTGCGGTTGATGGTATGGCTGAAGCTTGTCGTGTGCTGGATACTCCGGTTATCGGTGGGAATGTCAGTCTTTATAACGAAAATACAACGGGATCCATCTACCCAACGCCGGTTGTCGGTATGGTTGGTTTAGTAACGGATACGGATCATATTACGACTCAAGGATTTAAACAAGAAGGAGACTCTATCCTTCTGCTAGGCGTGACAAAAGCTGAGCTTGGTGGTAGTGAGTTCCAATACGCTGTTCATGGTGTAACCGAAGGTCGTCCTCCAGCTTTGGATTTAGATACTGAGAAAAAACTGCTTGGCGCAGTGCTTAGCTCCATTCGCGGCGGTCTGGTGCGTTCGGCACATGACTTGTCCGAAGGTGGCCTTGCCGTAGCACTTGCAGAGAGTTGTATCAGCGGTGGCGTTGGTGCGAACGTTGAACTTTCTGCTAATGGACTTAGATCCGATGTAGCATTGTTCAGTGAGAGCCAATCACGTATAGTGCTGACAGCAGCGCCTGAGCATGCGGAAGAGCTGAAAGCAGCGATTGCTGCCAGCGGTGTTCCAGTGGAAATCATCGGAACTGTAGGTGGAGACAGACTGCGCGTAAATCTGGACGGTGCATCCGTATTAGATGAAGCTGTAGCAGAATTGAAATTCGTTTGGGAGGATGCTATTCCATGTCTTATGAAATAA
- the purH gene encoding bifunctional phosphoribosylaminoimidazolecarboxamide formyltransferase/IMP cyclohydrolase encodes MSIKRALVSVSDKQGIVDFCRELSALGVEIISTGGTSTLLAKEGVPVIGISDVTGFPEIMDGRVKTLHPAVHSGLLAVRDNEEHTRQMKELGLDYIDLVVVNLYPFAETIAKPDVSYEEAIENIDIGGPTMLRSAAKNHAFVSVVVDANDYATVLEEVLAGGDTTLETRKRLAAKVFRHTAAYDALISDYLANVTGEPLPERYTVTYEKIQDLRYGENPHQKAAFYRKPLAALDTLTAAEQLHGKELSYNNINDANAALQIVKEFEEPAVVAIKHMNPCGVGVGESVYEAYQKAYNADPTSIFGGIVAANRIIDADTANLLKDIFLEIVLAPGFTDEALEILTKKKNLRLLKIGNLSAAGARKSSFVVTSIDGGMVVQESDVHSVNADDLQVVTDRKPTEEELKQLLFGWKVVKHVKSNAIVLAADDMTVGVGAGQMNRVGAAKIAIEQAGEKSKGAVLASDAFFPMGDTLEMAAKAGITAVIQPGGSIKDEESIKVANEYGIAMVFTGVRHFKH; translated from the coding sequence GTGAGTATCAAAAGAGCGCTAGTCAGCGTATCGGATAAACAAGGTATCGTGGATTTTTGCCGCGAGTTGTCTGCATTAGGCGTAGAAATTATCTCTACAGGTGGAACAAGCACGCTTTTGGCTAAAGAAGGTGTTCCAGTCATCGGTATTTCCGATGTGACAGGATTCCCAGAAATCATGGACGGACGTGTCAAAACCTTGCACCCTGCTGTACACAGCGGATTGCTTGCGGTTCGTGATAACGAGGAACACACGCGTCAAATGAAGGAGCTTGGTCTGGACTACATCGATCTGGTCGTTGTGAATCTGTATCCGTTCGCGGAAACTATCGCAAAACCTGACGTATCCTACGAGGAAGCGATCGAGAATATCGATATCGGCGGACCTACGATGCTGCGTTCTGCGGCGAAGAACCATGCTTTTGTAAGTGTAGTGGTGGATGCTAATGACTACGCTACTGTACTTGAAGAGGTTCTCGCAGGTGGAGATACAACGCTTGAAACACGCAAACGTCTTGCGGCAAAAGTGTTCCGTCATACGGCGGCTTACGATGCCTTGATTTCCGATTATTTGGCTAATGTTACTGGCGAGCCTCTACCAGAGCGCTACACTGTGACTTATGAGAAAATCCAGGATCTGCGCTATGGTGAGAATCCGCATCAAAAAGCGGCCTTCTATCGCAAGCCATTGGCGGCACTGGATACACTCACTGCAGCTGAGCAATTGCATGGCAAAGAATTGTCCTATAACAATATCAACGATGCTAACGCAGCACTGCAAATCGTGAAAGAATTCGAAGAGCCTGCTGTCGTAGCGATTAAACATATGAACCCTTGTGGTGTAGGTGTGGGTGAAAGTGTATACGAAGCTTATCAAAAAGCTTACAACGCGGATCCAACTTCCATCTTTGGCGGAATTGTAGCAGCGAACCGCATTATTGATGCAGACACAGCGAATCTGCTGAAAGATATTTTCCTCGAGATCGTATTGGCACCAGGCTTTACGGATGAAGCACTGGAAATCCTTACGAAGAAAAAGAATCTCCGTTTGCTCAAAATTGGCAATCTTAGCGCGGCTGGCGCACGTAAGAGCAGTTTCGTAGTAACCTCCATTGATGGAGGAATGGTTGTACAGGAGAGCGATGTGCATTCTGTGAATGCGGATGATCTGCAAGTCGTTACTGATCGCAAGCCAACAGAAGAAGAATTGAAACAGCTGCTGTTCGGATGGAAAGTAGTTAAGCATGTGAAATCTAATGCGATTGTGCTGGCTGCTGATGATATGACTGTCGGCGTTGGTGCAGGACAGATGAACCGTGTGGGTGCTGCTAAAATTGCAATTGAACAAGCTGGCGAGAAGTCTAAGGGAGCCGTACTCGCTTCCGACGCTTTCTTCCCAATGGGAGATACGCTTGAAATGGCCGCAAAAGCTGGCATCACCGCGGTTATTCAACCAGGCGGCTCCATTAAAGACGAAGAATCGATTAAGGTCGCTAATGAGTATGGTATTGCAATGGTCTTCACAGGCGTCCGTCATTTCAAACACTAG